GGAAATCTTAATTTACCTACCAATAGACATTGGTTTTTCCATCTAGTATGGCTattacaatattattaaaagagggaaagaaataaaaaccagttcactaattaaataactatcattttttaataaatcaatgatttatctatttttattaaaaaaataaaataactaacactaattaaacaaatgaaaTCTTGATCCAAATTGGATCTGGACCTGAAATCTAAACTAATCTTCCTTTACCCGTGTGCCCCAACCATTGCTAGTGATCATGTGCCAAATCAATGCATGTAGCCCTAGGCCAAGAAGCCACATCCGCTAGTGAGGGAACAATATCCACCAATCGTCCTTCTCCCATGCACTTCTCGCTCCACATACATGAGGCCTTCTCGTCTACCAGTCCACTTGCGTTGATAGGAGCCCTTCTCACCATCTAAATCCCAACTAGCCAAAGCAGGTCATCAACTCTATCTGACAGGTGTTACAAAATGAAAAAGCTCCATCCTGCGAAACCCCTGCTGAAAACCCCGCCGAAACCCCCTGATCTGAACCTTTTCTCTGCTACCTTGCCAGGAGTTTCCTGGTCTAAGGTTGTGAGCTCCTCCTCTTCTGCTCTTGCTTTTGAAAATCCCCTCCACCTTCAGAAGCCCCACTTTGACCGTCTAAAAACTCTGTCAAATCTTGCATCACTATTGATCGTGATCAATGGCACTCGGCCAGGGATTCAATGCAAACTGTGCTATACGCCAAATTTCTGGGAAAATCTCTCCCTCTTGACCAAGCTAAGCTGGCTTTGTCTGATGCTTGGAAGGGACTTGGTGATTTTTCTATTTCCGATCTTCCAAATGGGTTCTACTTTGTTCGTTGTAGTTCTCTTGATATGCAGGCTAAACTCCTCTGGGACGGACCTTGGACCGTTGATGGGCGTATCCTTCAGCTCTTTGAATGGAGGGAATCTTTCCAGCCTGCATTTGAGAAACTTTCAACTGCAGCTATCTGGATCCAGCTTCATCATGTCCCTATTGAACTTTGGAAGGGCGAAATTCTGGATGTCATTGCCTCTCATTTTGGAAGGGTTCTCAAAATTGATGAGCACACTCTTCAACTCTCTCGCTCAAAATTTGCTCGTATTTGTGTAGAAATTGACCTGGATCTCCCCTTGCAGAAGGGGACATGGGTTAAGTATGGTGAAAATTCTGTCTTCATTATTgctttatatgaaaaattgccCGTCTTCTGTTTCAGTTGTGGTCGTGTTGGTCATGGTGACTCAAACTGCACCTTTATTAGCAGCCGAAAAATGGCAACTGATCTACAACCGCCCACTATCTTCCCCGAGCGGGAGATGGAGGTTGATGATCATTGCCAGGCTTCtggtgtcacgccccgaacctaaccgggcacgtggcaatcgccacgatgacaagaagtgggtcccacagCGACCTCACATtcaggtcgccgtaaggctcaatataaacctgttatcacaattatataactaaaagacaacataataaaatatcacaaatagggtTCTCTAGTACtaggaaccctaaacacaagtagcaaCAATAACTGACTAAACCGGGGGTTTTTAAGAtacaacccaaaaaaatataaatacaagaaccacatataaggtcaagtctagtggatccatagaggatacatgcatactataacaaacctaaataaGAAATGCAGATAAACCTCTCTGCTGCTGACACGACAACTCACGTCAACGTCGCGATgcgaaaaagataaaaaaatgggaGTGGTGAGTACATGAGGTTACCCGAGTGAGTGGTGTCGAGCATAGATATAAcgagtgataaagtatttcaaatggtaattcaaagaaataataatagcatataaaaatcgggttccaagtattcaacatattaacaaataacacaagattcatcaatagtaaaatcaaataacatttttaaacataatgaacatagctccaaaaatacaggctggcctaaAACAGTTCCCACACTAATCGTGGGCTGCGACTAGTCgtgggaccaccaaggagtttttaaaactttttaaaatttaaaaagggtgcctttccttggtgttggcactttgagatccccgtgtggtgacccgggtttctcacataacgAACCCccgtcaatggctccgcgcacctcttgaccggGGTAAACCCGGGgagttaaccacgccgcctccccaTCGGGCGGACCATGGAACCCCACAGCTGCGAGTGTCGGACTAAAAGTCCagctgtcaccatcaaaactaaatgccacaacataattctttctaacttccaattcaaataatccatcatacaatgtttaaatacggaaatgtacatcaaaccatatctcatttgcatataaatacggaaatgcaagtaaacatgtttctttcaaataaataggtataagcattctagtttTAACCATTTCAAAGTAAATTCAGtactcaaaaaatatatatatcaaaagaaagtcaatttatcatcaagtttatgtaataaaacacatgaagaaatacttttagtactcttattaaatctatgcaattataaatttaaccactcacgaACCCGATCGTCTCAGATCACGAGGGCGCACTCACTTGATCAGCGAgctccttccccttggagggACGCCGCCACCTATATCAAGCGagggaattcaaattctaatgaacataagaatgataatcacaagaaaatgtataagaatacgattatacatgtctaatacaaaacattagggttttaaggcaaaacatcgtcattttggatccaaagcGATCTCGAATGGAgtaaaaactagttccaatgagttcggggtaagaagagcttcaatgtggaccaaagaaataccgagaaaaggctcaaaatttttcgagtgctacagtaatttcgaaGTTGCTACTGATAGCttgaaccttatactatggatTTTCtccccaatttacaactctaaatcgaaaatttttcttctacaacatcctcatacatgcattataaatcattggcttcaattt
Above is a window of Dioscorea cayenensis subsp. rotundata cultivar TDr96_F1 unplaced genomic scaffold, TDr96_F1_v2_PseudoChromosome.rev07_lg8_w22 25.fasta BLBR01001573.1, whole genome shotgun sequence DNA encoding:
- the LOC120256715 gene encoding uncharacterized protein LOC120256715, which translates into the protein MKKLHPAKPLLKTPPKPPDLNLFSATLPGVSWSKVVSSSSSALAFENPLHLQKPHFDRLKTLSNLASLLIVINGTRPGIQCKLCYTPNFWENLSLLTKLSWLCLMLGRDLAKLLWDGPWTVDGRILQLFEWRESFQPAFEKLSTAAIWIQLHHVPIELWKGEILDVIASHFGRVLKIDEHTLQLSRSKFARICVEIDLDLPLQKGTWVKYGENSVFIIALYEKLPVFCFSCGRVGHGDSNCTFISSRKMATDLQPPTIFPEREMEVDDHCQASGVTPRT